A stretch of DNA from Candidatus Afararchaeum irisae:
GAGGGCGAGATAGGTGTCGTAATAGACTCACGGTGTAAGGACGTCTCTGTCGACGAGGCAGCCGAGTACATACGGGGATACACGTGTGTCAACGACGTCACGGCACGTGACTGGCAGGAGAAGGAGAGCCAGTGGGCGCGCGCTAAGGGCATGGACGGCTTCTGTCCAGTCGGACCCTTTGTACAGACCGACCTCTCTGACTCTATCGGCGTAGAGACAGTAGTCAACGGCGAGGTGCGCCAGTCGGCGAACACCGACGACACAGTCTTCTCGATACCCGAGATAGTCTCGGAGGTCTCACGGTTCATGACACTCGAAGAGGGAGACGTCATAGCCACGGGAACCCCCGAGGGCGTCGGGGAGATAGAGAGAGGCGACACCGTCGAGGTCGAGGTCGAGGACGTCGGTACACTCTCGAACGAGGTGGTCTGAGGGTGGCGAATCCGCAAGGAAGAAAGGGGGCGTCACGTGAGCGTGAACTCGTCGATATGCTCTGGGAGGAGGGCTTCGGAGTGATTAGAGCCCCCGCGTCTGGAAGCGCGACACAGAGGGCTCTCCCCGACATACTCGCGGGCGACGGGTCGAGGTACATCGCCGTCGAGGCGAAAGCGAGCGCGAAAGACGTCGTCTACATCGACGGCGACGAGATAGAGTCGCTCCGTGAGTTCTCCGACAGGTTCGGCGCACGTATGCGTGTGGGTGTGAGATTCAACAACGAGAACTGGTACTTCTTCCATCCCGCTGACTTACATATCACAGACGGCGGCAACTACCGCGTCAAGAGAGAAGCGGCTCTGAGAGAGGGCGAGGACTTCGAAGAGCTAGTCGGAAAGACGCGACAGATGCGTCTCGGAGAAACCGATGACGAGTAAAAACAAACGGATACTTATTAATCACC
This window harbors:
- a CDS encoding fumarylacetoacetate hydrolase family protein, with product MLEARFEFDGEVYEGVVVQDEILTEDAEFPIGEVEILPPSVPSKVVAVGMNYAEHAEELGSEVPDFPLLFFKPPSSVIGHGDVVEYPETTDRLEYEGEIGVVIDSRCKDVSVDEAAEYIRGYTCVNDVTARDWQEKESQWARAKGMDGFCPVGPFVQTDLSDSIGVETVVNGEVRQSANTDDTVFSIPEIVSEVSRFMTLEEGDVIATGTPEGVGEIERGDTVEVEVEDVGTLSNEVV